One window of the Pseudomonas sp. S04 genome contains the following:
- the rnhB gene encoding ribonuclease HII, which yields MQMGLDFNLVADAEELVAGVDEVGRGPLCGAVVTAAVILDPLRPILGLNDSKKLTEARREKLYDEICEKALSWCIARAEIEEIDELNILHATMLAMQRAVEGLHIQPKLAMIDGNRCPKLAMPAEAVVKGDSKVPAIAAASILAKVSRDREMAAFELIYPGYGIGGHKGYPTPVHLEALARLGPTPIHRRSFAPVRQAYEAREGLLER from the coding sequence ATGCAAATGGGCCTGGATTTCAACCTTGTCGCGGATGCTGAAGAGCTGGTCGCCGGAGTCGATGAAGTAGGGCGCGGTCCACTCTGTGGCGCGGTGGTGACGGCGGCGGTGATCCTCGATCCGCTGCGCCCGATCCTCGGCCTCAATGACTCGAAGAAGCTCACTGAGGCCCGTCGCGAAAAGCTCTACGACGAAATCTGTGAGAAAGCCCTGAGCTGGTGTATCGCTCGCGCTGAAATCGAAGAAATCGACGAGTTGAACATTCTCCATGCCACCATGCTGGCGATGCAGCGCGCCGTCGAAGGCCTGCACATCCAGCCAAAACTGGCGATGATCGACGGTAACCGCTGCCCCAAGCTGGCCATGCCGGCGGAAGCGGTGGTCAAGGGCGATAGCAAGGTCCCGGCGATTGCCGCCGCGTCGATCCTGGCCAAAGTCAGCCGCGACCGCGAAATGGCCGCCTTTGAATTGATTTACCCGGGGTATGGCATCGGCGGCCACAAAGGTTATCCGACTCCCGTGCACCTGGAAGCCCTGGCGCGCCTGGGCCCGACCCCGATTCACCGGCGTTCGTTCGCGCCGGTGCGGCAGGCTTACGAGGCTCGCGAAGGGCTGCTTGAGCGCTAG
- the lpxB gene encoding lipid-A-disaccharide synthase, with protein MANLRIALVAGEASGDILGAGLMRALKARHPAVEFIGVGGPLMQAEGLTSYFPMERLSVMGLVEVLGRLRELLARRKKLIKTLIAEKPDVFIGIDAPDFTLNIELKLRQAGIKTVHYVSPSVWAWRQKRVLKIREGCDLMLTLLPFEARFYEEKGVPVRFVGHTLADAIPLEADRAAARAELGLPDGPLVALMPGSRGGEVGRLGGLFLDAAQRLRAMRPGVRFVIPCANPERRVQLEELLAGRDLPVTLLDGRSHLALAACDAVLIASGTATLEALLYKRPMVVAYRLAPLTYWILKRMVKSPYISLPNLLAQRLLVPELLQDDATPEALALTLSPLIDGGEEQTIGFDQIHRTLRRDASNQAADAVLNLIGAPQ; from the coding sequence ATGGCTAATCTGCGTATAGCGCTGGTGGCGGGCGAAGCTTCCGGCGACATCCTGGGCGCGGGCTTGATGCGTGCGCTCAAGGCTCGCCACCCAGCGGTCGAGTTCATCGGTGTCGGTGGCCCGCTCATGCAGGCTGAAGGCCTGACGTCCTATTTTCCCATGGAGCGCTTGTCGGTCATGGGGTTGGTGGAAGTCCTGGGGCGCTTGCGTGAACTGTTGGCTCGGCGCAAGAAGTTGATCAAGACCTTGATCGCCGAAAAGCCGGACGTGTTTATCGGTATCGATGCGCCAGATTTCACCCTCAATATCGAACTCAAGCTGCGCCAGGCCGGGATCAAGACCGTGCACTACGTCAGCCCTTCGGTCTGGGCCTGGCGGCAGAAGCGTGTGCTGAAGATCCGCGAAGGCTGCGACTTGATGCTCACGCTGCTGCCGTTCGAAGCCCGGTTCTACGAAGAGAAAGGCGTGCCGGTGCGGTTTGTCGGCCACACCCTGGCCGATGCCATTCCGCTGGAAGCCGACCGCGCCGCAGCGCGCGCCGAGCTGGGCCTGCCGGACGGCCCTCTGGTCGCCCTGATGCCGGGCAGCCGGGGCGGTGAAGTCGGGCGCCTGGGCGGCTTGTTCCTCGATGCCGCCCAGCGGTTGCGGGCCATGCGCCCCGGGGTGCGGTTTGTCATCCCGTGTGCCAACCCTGAGCGGCGGGTGCAGCTCGAAGAGCTGCTGGCTGGCCGTGATTTGCCGGTCACCCTGCTGGACGGGCGCTCGCACCTGGCGCTGGCCGCCTGCGACGCGGTCCTGATCGCCTCGGGTACTGCGACGCTGGAGGCTTTGTTGTACAAGCGGCCGATGGTCGTGGCCTATCGCCTGGCGCCACTGACCTACTGGATTCTCAAGCGCATGGTGAAAAGCCCCTACATCTCCTTGCCGAACTTGCTGGCCCAGCGTCTGCTGGTGCCCGAGTTGCTGCAGGACGATGCGACGCCCGAGGCGTTGGCGCTGACCCTGTCGCCGCTGATCGATGGCGGCGAAGAGCAAACCATCGGTTTTGACCAGATCCACCGGACCCTGCGCCGCGATGCCTCGAACCAGGCTGCTGACGCGGTCCTCAATTTGATCGGCGCACCACAATGA
- the tilS gene encoding tRNA lysidine(34) synthetase TilS yields MRQLTDLSARLLLNLTPWRNAPTWRIAFSGGLDSTVLLHLLAQLAQSQDLPKLQAVHVHHGLQAAADAWPQHCQAVCDELGVPLAVIRVQVQAGASLERAAREARYAAFIQVTEAGELLLTAQHRDDQAETLMFRLLRGAGVRGLSAMPGHRALGRGSLVRPLLDVPRAELEAYARAHQLRWVEDPSNGDQQFSRNYLRQQVFPVLSCRWPQAAATLARSAGHLREAQGLLDELAQMDLARAATAHEFAWLGQPSLDLAVLAGLSAARQRNALGHWLATLTRLPDTDHWSGWDSLRDAAADARPIWRLADGELHRANGRVWWLSGAGLPALTGTVPWADPSVELALPGNGRLSLAGEAPQGLLSVRYRQGGEIMQLPGRGHRDLKRLLNERQVPLFARGRLPLLYCDEQLIAVANLPGLDVSAGANLVLRWQPVINDQGLS; encoded by the coding sequence ATGCGCCAGCTCACGGATCTATCTGCAAGACTGCTGTTGAACCTGACCCCCTGGCGCAACGCGCCGACCTGGCGTATCGCCTTCTCCGGTGGCCTTGACTCCACCGTGCTGCTGCACCTCCTGGCGCAACTGGCTCAAAGCCAGGACCTGCCAAAACTCCAAGCTGTCCACGTGCATCACGGCCTGCAGGCTGCGGCTGATGCATGGCCGCAGCATTGTCAGGCCGTGTGTGACGAGTTGGGCGTGCCGCTGGCGGTGATTCGGGTGCAGGTCCAGGCGGGTGCCAGCCTGGAGCGAGCCGCCCGCGAGGCGCGTTATGCCGCCTTTATCCAGGTGACTGAGGCCGGTGAGCTGTTGCTGACTGCCCAGCACCGCGACGATCAGGCTGAGACCCTGATGTTTCGTCTGTTAAGGGGGGCGGGGGTCAGGGGCTTGTCGGCAATGCCGGGCCATCGTGCCTTGGGACGCGGGAGTCTGGTGCGGCCATTGTTGGATGTGCCACGGGCCGAGCTTGAGGCGTACGCCCGGGCGCATCAGTTGCGCTGGGTCGAGGACCCCTCGAACGGCGACCAGCAGTTTTCCCGCAATTACCTGCGCCAGCAGGTTTTCCCCGTGCTCAGTTGCCGCTGGCCCCAGGCTGCCGCCACCCTGGCCCGCAGTGCCGGCCATCTGCGCGAGGCTCAGGGCTTGCTTGATGAGTTGGCCCAGATGGACCTGGCCCGGGCTGCCACTGCCCATGAATTTGCCTGGCTGGGGCAACCGTCGCTGGACCTGGCGGTGCTGGCCGGGCTGTCCGCGGCTCGCCAGCGCAACGCCTTGGGGCATTGGTTGGCAACGCTGACTCGGCTGCCAGACACTGACCATTGGTCGGGTTGGGACAGCCTGCGGGATGCCGCGGCGGATGCCCGGCCGATCTGGCGCCTGGCAGATGGCGAGCTGCATCGGGCCAATGGGCGGGTCTGGTGGTTGTCCGGCGCGGGGCTGCCCGCGCTCACGGGTACTGTGCCCTGGGCTGATCCATCAGTTGAACTGGCACTGCCCGGCAATGGCCGGCTCAGCCTGGCGGGTGAGGCCCCGCAAGGCCTGCTCAGTGTGCGCTACCGCCAGGGCGGGGAAATCATGCAGTTGCCCGGTCGTGGCCACCGTGACCTCAAGCGCTTGCTCAATGAGCGTCAGGTGCCGTTGTTTGCCCGTGGCAGATTGCCGCTGCTGTACTGCGATGAGCAACTGATCGCCGTGGCCAACCTGCCCGGGCTGGACGTCAGTGCGGGGGCAAACCTGGTTTTACGATGGCAGCCAGTAATCAACGATCAAGGTTTGAGCTGA
- the dnaE gene encoding DNA polymerase III subunit alpha, with translation MPASFVHLRLHTEYSLVDGLVRIKPLVKTLVGMNMPAVAVTDQNNMCSLVKFYKTSMGAGIKPICGADLWLSNKDPDNALSRISFLAMNAVGYRNLTELISRGFIDGQRNGQVIIEREWVAEANEGLIMLSAAKEGEIGMALLGGNPDEAETLAREWMAVFPDRFYLEIQRTNRPNDEEQLHAAVALADKIGAPLVATNDVRFIKQEDFAAHETRVCIGEGRALDDPRRSKNYSDQQYLKSAEEMLELFSDLPDAVQNTVEIAKRCNIDVKLGKHFLPNFPIPDGMTIDEYFRKVSFDGLEERLSVLLPKDTTEDYEAKRQVYVDRLNFELDIIIQMGFPGYFLIVMDFIQWAKSNGVPVGPGRGSGAGSLVAYVQKITDLDPLEYDLLFERFLNPERVSMPDFDVDFCMDGRDRVIEYVAEKYGRNAVSQIITFGSMAAKAVVRDVARVQGKSYGLADRLSKMIPFEVGMTLEKAYEQEEILRDFIKVDEEAAEIWEMARKLEGVVRNVGKHAGGVVIAPTKLTDFSPIYCDEEGGGLVTQFDKDDVEAAGLVKFDFLGLRTLTIIDWALKTINRDRAKVDEPPLDIAFIPLDDKPTYSLLQKAETTAVFQLESRGMKELIKKLKPDCLEDLIALVALFRPGPLQSGMVDDFINRKHGRAELAYPHSDYQYEGLKPVLAPTYGIILYQEQVMQIAQVMAGYTLGGADMLRRAMGKKKPEEMAKQRGGFIEGCATNNIDADLAGNIFDLVEKFAGYGFNKSHSAAYGLVSYQTAWLKAHYPAPFMAAVLSADMHNTDKVVTLIEEVRTMKLRLDAPDVNTSEFKFTVNEEGRIIYGLGAIKGVGEGPVEAITEARQDGPFQDLFDFCARVDLKRINKRTLDGLIRSGALDRLGPYFFDETKAYQANIDRNRAVLLTAMEEAIKAAEQTARTHDSGHADLFGGLFVEEDADVYANHRKAKELTLKERLKGEKDTLGLYLTGHPIDEYEGEIRRFARQRIIDLKPARDTQTVAGMIIALRVMKNKKGDKMGFITLDDRSGRIEASLFAEAFHSAQSLLQTDAMVVVEGEVSNDDFSGGLRLRVKRVMSMEDARTNLAESLRLKVQTQDLKGDQLRWLGELFKRHRGACPITMEYTSHDAKALLQFGETWRIDPADSLIQALRDQFGRDNVFLQYR, from the coding sequence ATGCCGGCTTCATTCGTTCACCTACGCCTGCACACTGAATACTCCCTGGTCGACGGTCTGGTGCGGATCAAGCCGCTGGTCAAGACCCTGGTCGGCATGAACATGCCGGCCGTAGCGGTCACCGACCAGAACAACATGTGTTCCCTGGTCAAGTTCTACAAAACCTCCATGGGTGCGGGGATCAAGCCGATCTGCGGCGCCGACCTGTGGCTGTCGAACAAGGACCCGGACAACGCGTTGAGCCGGATCAGCTTCCTGGCGATGAATGCGGTCGGTTATCGCAATCTCACCGAGCTGATTTCCCGCGGCTTCATTGATGGCCAGCGCAATGGCCAGGTCATCATCGAGCGCGAATGGGTGGCAGAGGCCAACGAAGGCTTGATCATGCTCTCGGCAGCCAAGGAGGGCGAGATCGGCATGGCCCTGCTCGGCGGCAACCCGGACGAAGCCGAAACCCTGGCTCGCGAGTGGATGGCGGTGTTCCCGGACCGTTTTTACCTGGAAATTCAGCGTACCAACCGTCCCAACGATGAAGAGCAACTGCACGCAGCCGTGGCCCTGGCCGACAAGATCGGCGCGCCGCTGGTGGCTACCAACGACGTGCGATTCATCAAGCAGGAAGACTTCGCCGCCCACGAAACCCGGGTGTGCATCGGTGAAGGCCGGGCGCTCGACGATCCCCGGCGCTCGAAGAACTACAGCGACCAGCAATACCTCAAAAGTGCCGAGGAAATGCTCGAGCTGTTCAGCGACTTGCCCGATGCCGTGCAGAACACGGTCGAGATCGCCAAGCGCTGCAATATCGATGTAAAACTGGGCAAGCACTTCCTGCCCAACTTCCCGATTCCCGATGGCATGACCATCGACGAGTATTTCCGCAAGGTGTCCTTCGACGGGCTTGAAGAGCGCTTGAGCGTGCTGCTGCCCAAGGACACCACCGAGGACTACGAGGCCAAGCGCCAGGTCTACGTTGACCGGCTGAATTTCGAGCTGGATATCATTATCCAGATGGGGTTCCCCGGTTACTTCCTGATCGTGATGGACTTTATCCAGTGGGCCAAGAGCAACGGGGTTCCGGTGGGGCCGGGCCGGGGGTCGGGTGCCGGCTCGCTGGTGGCCTATGTACAGAAAATCACCGACCTCGACCCGCTGGAATACGACCTGCTGTTCGAACGTTTCCTCAACCCGGAACGGGTCTCCATGCCCGACTTCGACGTCGACTTCTGCATGGACGGTCGTGACCGGGTCATCGAGTACGTGGCCGAGAAATACGGGCGCAACGCGGTTAGCCAGATCATCACCTTCGGCTCCATGGCCGCCAAGGCGGTGGTGCGCGACGTGGCGCGGGTCCAGGGCAAGTCCTACGGCCTGGCGGATCGCCTGTCGAAGATGATTCCCTTCGAAGTCGGCATGACCCTGGAAAAAGCCTACGAGCAGGAAGAGATCCTGCGCGACTTCATCAAGGTCGATGAAGAGGCGGCGGAAATCTGGGAGATGGCGCGCAAACTCGAAGGTGTTGTGCGTAACGTCGGCAAGCACGCCGGTGGTGTGGTGATCGCACCCACCAAGCTGACCGACTTCTCGCCGATCTATTGCGATGAAGAGGGTGGCGGCCTGGTCACCCAGTTCGACAAGGATGACGTCGAGGCGGCCGGCCTGGTGAAGTTCGACTTCCTCGGTCTGCGGACCCTGACGATCATCGACTGGGCGCTGAAAACCATCAACCGCGACCGTGCCAAGGTCGATGAGCCGCCGCTGGATATCGCCTTTATCCCGCTGGACGACAAGCCGACCTACAGCTTGCTGCAAAAGGCCGAGACCACCGCGGTGTTCCAGCTCGAGTCGCGCGGCATGAAGGAGCTGATCAAAAAGCTCAAGCCCGACTGCCTGGAAGACTTGATCGCACTGGTGGCCCTGTTCCGTCCCGGCCCGTTGCAATCGGGCATGGTGGACGACTTTATCAACCGTAAGCACGGTCGCGCCGAGCTGGCGTACCCGCACTCCGACTACCAGTACGAGGGCCTCAAGCCCGTACTGGCACCGACCTACGGCATCATCCTGTATCAAGAACAGGTGATGCAGATCGCCCAGGTCATGGCCGGCTACACCCTCGGCGGTGCGGACATGCTGCGTCGGGCCATGGGTAAGAAAAAACCCGAAGAGATGGCCAAGCAACGTGGCGGTTTCATCGAAGGTTGCGCGACCAACAATATCGACGCTGACCTTGCGGGTAACATCTTCGATCTGGTGGAGAAATTCGCCGGTTACGGCTTCAACAAATCCCACTCCGCCGCCTACGGCCTGGTGTCTTACCAGACGGCCTGGCTGAAAGCCCACTACCCGGCGCCGTTCATGGCCGCGGTACTCTCGGCAGATATGCACAACACCGACAAGGTCGTGACCTTGATCGAGGAAGTGCGGACCATGAAGCTGCGTCTCGACGCGCCGGACGTGAACACTTCGGAGTTCAAGTTCACGGTGAACGAGGAGGGCCGGATCATCTACGGCCTGGGCGCGATCAAGGGCGTGGGCGAGGGGCCGGTCGAGGCGATTACCGAGGCGCGTCAGGATGGGCCGTTCCAGGACCTGTTCGATTTCTGCGCGCGGGTCGACCTCAAGCGAATCAACAAGCGCACCCTCGACGGCCTGATCCGCAGCGGCGCGCTGGACCGCCTGGGTCCGTACTTCTTTGATGAGACCAAAGCCTACCAAGCCAACATCGACCGTAACCGCGCGGTGCTGCTGACGGCCATGGAAGAGGCGATCAAGGCGGCCGAGCAGACGGCGCGGACCCACGACAGCGGGCACGCCGACCTCTTCGGCGGGCTGTTTGTCGAAGAAGACGCCGACGTCTACGCCAATCACCGCAAAGCCAAAGAGCTGACGCTCAAGGAACGCCTGAAGGGTGAAAAAGACACCCTGGGGCTGTACCTGACCGGTCACCCGATTGACGAATATGAAGGTGAAATCCGCCGTTTTGCCCGCCAGCGCATCATCGACCTGAAGCCGGCTCGCGACACCCAGACTGTCGCCGGCATGATCATCGCCCTGCGAGTGATGAAGAACAAAAAGGGCGACAAGATGGGCTTTATCACCCTCGACGACCGTTCGGGTCGGATCGAGGCGTCGCTGTTCGCCGAGGCGTTCCATTCCGCGCAGTCGCTGCTGCAAACCGACGCGATGGTGGTGGTCGAGGGCGAAGTCAGCAATGACGACTTCTCCGGTGGCCTGCGGCTACGGGTCAAGCGGGTGATGAGCATGGAAGATGCGCGCACCAACCTGGCCGAAAGCCTGCGCCTGAAGGTGCAGACCCAGGACCTCAAGGGCGATCAGTTGCGCTGGCTGGGGGAGTTGTTCAAGCGTCATCGTGGCGCCTGCCCCATCACCATGGAGTACACCAGCCACGATGCGAAGGCCTTGCTGCAATTTGGCGAGACCTGGCGAATCGATCCGGCAGACAGCTTGATTCAAGCCCTGCGTGACCAGTTCGGGCGAGACAACGTCTTCCTCCAATACCGTTGA
- a CDS encoding acetyl-CoA carboxylase carboxyltransferase subunit alpha has product MNPNFLDFEQPIADLQAKIEELRLVGNDNSLNIGDEISRLQDKSSTLTEDIFGKLTSWQIARLARHPRRPYTLDYIQHIFTEFDELHGDRHFSDDAAIVGGVARLDDQPVMVIGHQKGREVREKVRRNFGMPRPEGYRKACRLMEMAERFKMPILTFIDTPGAYPGIDAEERNQSEAIAWNLRVMSRLKTPIIATVIGEGGSGGALAIGVCDQLNMLQYSTYAVISPEGCASILWKTAEKAPDAAEAMGITAERLKGLGIVDKVIGEPLGGAHRDPAAAAASIRGELVAQLQMLKKFDNDALLARRYERLMSYGL; this is encoded by the coding sequence ATGAACCCGAATTTTCTAGATTTCGAACAGCCGATCGCCGACCTGCAAGCCAAGATCGAAGAGTTGCGCTTGGTCGGTAATGACAATTCGCTGAATATCGGCGATGAGATCTCGCGCCTGCAGGACAAGAGCAGCACGCTGACCGAAGACATCTTCGGCAAGCTGACCAGCTGGCAGATCGCTCGTCTGGCGCGTCATCCGCGTCGTCCCTACACCCTGGACTACATCCAGCACATCTTCACCGAGTTCGATGAGCTGCACGGCGACCGTCACTTTTCCGATGACGCGGCGATTGTCGGCGGTGTAGCCCGTCTGGACGACCAGCCAGTAATGGTGATCGGTCACCAGAAAGGCCGTGAAGTGCGCGAGAAGGTTCGCCGCAACTTCGGCATGCCGCGCCCGGAAGGCTACCGCAAGGCGTGCCGCCTGATGGAAATGGCTGAACGCTTCAAGATGCCGATCCTGACCTTCATCGACACGCCGGGCGCGTACCCGGGGATCGACGCCGAAGAGCGCAACCAGAGCGAAGCCATTGCCTGGAACCTGCGCGTCATGTCCCGCCTGAAAACCCCAATCATCGCCACCGTGATCGGTGAGGGTGGTTCCGGTGGTGCACTGGCCATTGGTGTCTGCGATCAGTTGAACATGCTGCAGTATTCGACCTACGCGGTGATCTCGCCGGAAGGGTGTGCCTCGATCCTGTGGAAAACCGCGGAAAAGGCCCCGGATGCTGCCGAAGCGATGGGCATCACCGCCGAGCGCCTCAAGGGCCTGGGTATCGTCGATAAAGTGATCGGCGAACCATTGGGCGGCGCCCACCGTGATCCAGCCGCTGCGGCTGCCTCGATCCGTGGCGAACTGGTCGCGCAACTGCAGATGCTCAAGAAATTCGACAACGATGCGCTGCTGGCCCGCCGTTACGAGCGCCTGATGAGCTACGGTCTGTGA